The Cellulophaga sp. L1A9 genome window below encodes:
- a CDS encoding transposase, translating into MQGKKTYQEKLFNSFRLSERVPQDNFYRLLKGVLDLNFLYVQTKSYYGDSGQKSIDPVVFFKLCLVGYLENIISDRKLIQHCSMRLDILYFIDYDLDEELPWHSTISRTRQLFPESVFEEVFTKVLSMCIEKGMVVVIPKLLILPQKANASMDTLELKVPEEDLQAHLRKVRVFSSMDKETPHRKSKGDKSDRGQRIVTASKKELGAIQSRNKKWSTDQDQRPGSGNKGSKYTSNKTHYSPTDPDARISVKPGKARKLNYLSQLSVDTASHVITDIRAYHADGRQSQLPDIVERLHKRLWQQGLFWENCVADTGYSSGENYAYLEQKDLKFYSSTWYL; encoded by the coding sequence ATGCAAGGCAAAAAAACATATCAAGAAAAGCTTTTTAATAGTTTTCGCTTAAGCGAACGAGTTCCTCAAGACAATTTTTATCGTTTATTAAAAGGTGTATTAGATTTAAATTTTCTCTATGTTCAAACCAAGAGTTACTATGGCGACAGTGGCCAGAAGAGTATAGATCCGGTAGTGTTCTTCAAGTTGTGTTTGGTTGGTTATTTAGAGAATATTATCAGTGACCGTAAATTAATACAGCATTGTTCTATGCGATTAGATATTCTCTATTTCATTGATTACGATTTAGACGAGGAGCTTCCTTGGCACAGTACGATAAGTAGGACTCGTCAGTTGTTTCCTGAGTCAGTATTTGAAGAAGTTTTCACTAAAGTACTTAGTATGTGTATAGAAAAGGGAATGGTAGTGGTCATACCCAAGCTATTGATTCTGCCCCAAAAAGCGAATGCAAGTATGGATACTTTGGAGCTTAAAGTACCTGAAGAAGATTTGCAAGCACATTTGCGAAAGGTTCGTGTGTTTAGTTCTATGGACAAAGAAACACCGCATCGTAAAAGCAAAGGCGATAAGTCAGATAGAGGTCAGCGTATCGTTACAGCGAGCAAGAAAGAACTAGGTGCTATCCAAAGCAGAAATAAGAAATGGAGTACAGATCAAGACCAACGACCAGGGTCAGGAAACAAAGGCTCGAAGTATACCAGTAATAAAACCCATTATAGTCCTACTGATCCAGATGCTCGGATTAGTGTAAAGCCTGGCAAGGCTCGGAAGCTAAATTACTTGAGTCAGTTAAGTGTGGATACGGCTAGTCATGTCATCACCGACATTCGGGCGTATCATGCTGATGGAAGACAATCACAATTACCAGATATAGTAGAACGTTTACATAAGCGTTTGTGGCAACAGGGTCTGTTTTGGGAAAATTGTGTTGCGGACACTGGCTACAGTAGTGGCGAGAACTATGCTTATTTAGAGCAAAAGGACTTAAAGTTTTATTCCTCCACATGGTACCTATAA
- a CDS encoding transposase yields MIIERNKKKEYRARKHVCVACPMRSSCLGKSAQEKKFSVTYYREEYERNNARVHSPQGRYMKGKRQSTVEPVFGTLTQFMGLRKINTLGLKQANKVMHLSAIAYNLKTCLPADRST; encoded by the coding sequence ATGATTATAGAACGGAACAAAAAGAAAGAATATAGGGCACGAAAACATGTTTGTGTTGCTTGCCCAATGCGCAGTAGTTGTCTAGGGAAAAGTGCCCAAGAAAAGAAGTTTAGTGTAACGTATTACCGAGAAGAATACGAACGTAATAATGCTAGGGTACACAGTCCACAGGGCAGATACATGAAAGGCAAACGCCAAAGTACAGTTGAACCCGTATTTGGTACTTTAACGCAGTTTATGGGCTTACGGAAAATAAATACGCTAGGCTTAAAACAAGCCAATAAGGTGATGCACCTATCAGCAATAGCCTATAATCTGAAGACCTGCCTGCCGGCAGACAGGAGTACCTGA